The Panicum virgatum strain AP13 chromosome 5K, P.virgatum_v5, whole genome shotgun sequence genome has a window encoding:
- the LOC120709485 gene encoding LEC14B protein-like isoform X4 — protein sequence MRWKRKIHHGGPSKQQQVSPLADEVCAIDKEVSHLCRIKSEPSQRTRASIYAGQKRPVSTFKLLSGRESNCSGMGRFSSADCSYALRKHLPVKGPWCVDDMDSEAYISQFSADGSLLIGGFRGSHIRVYNSEKNWKVHKDITCKRLRWTISDIALSPDQQFLAYSSLSPTVHIVNVQNAVRESHANITEIHEGLEFSDDDDEFSFGIFSVKFSKDGRELVVGNNNESICIYDLGANKVTERINAHVADVNVVTFADETNDILYSGSDDSLCKVWDRRCHKKQKPVGVLTGHLDGITFIDSRGDGHYFISNCKDQTIKLWDLRKMSSTTKERTMLHCIVRRIKTVLQHACPMGKGNIFRLTSNAYKSCTPKAYEWDYRWMTYPSEARYLKHPYDQSLATFRGHSVLRTLIRCYFSPMHR from the exons ATGCGGTGGAAACGAAAGATACATCATGGAGGACCATCTAAACAACAACAGGTCAGTCCACTTGCGGATGAAGTATGTGCCATTGACAAGGAGGTTTCCCATCTGTGTAGAATTAAATCTGAACCAAGTCAGAGGACTCGTGCATCCATTTATGCTGGCCAGAAGAGACCTGTCTCTACATTCAAGCTATTATCTGGGAGAGAATCCAATTGCTCGGGGATGGGCAGGTTCTCTTCAGCTGATTGCTCTTATGCTCTTCGGAAACACCTACCAGTGAAAGGCCCATGGTGTGTGGATGACATGGATAGTGAAGCTTACATCTCACAGTTCTCTGCAGATGGTTCACTTTTAATTGGTGGGTTCCGG GGAAGCCACATCAGAGTCTATAACTCCGAAAAAAATTGGAAGGTTCATAAAGATATAACCTGCAAACGTCTGCGCTGGACAATTTCAGATATTGCTCTCTCACCTGATCAACAGTTCCTG GCTTATTCTAGTTTGTCGCCTACTGTTCACATTGTAAATGTCCAGAATGCTGTAAGGGAATCACATGCTAACATTACA gaaattcatgagggtctGGAGTTTTctgacgatgatgacgaatTCTCCTTTGGGATATTCTCTGTAAAATTCTCAAAAGATGGGCGAGAACTTGTTGTGGGAAACAACAATGAATCAATATGTATTTATGATCTTGGAGCAAACAAAGTAACAGAACGCATTAATGCACATGTG gctgatgtCAATGTGGTCACCTTCGCTGATGAAACAAATGATATCTTGTACTCTGGAAGTGATGATAGCCTTTGTAAG GTTTGGGATAGGCGCTGCCACAAGAAACAAAAACCAGTAGGTGTTTTGACCGGTCATTTAGATGGGATTACATTTATTGATAGCCGTGGAGATGGGCACTATTTTATCTCAAACTGCAAGGATCAGACTATTAAATTATGGGATCTCAGGAAAATGTCCTCCACTACAAAAGA GAGAACTATGTTGCATTGTATTGTGAGGAGGATAAAAACAGTACTACAGCACGCCTGCCCAATGGGGAAAGGAAATATTTTCAGATTAACCTCTAATGCTTACAAGAG CTGCACACCTAAAGCGTATGAATGGGATTACAGATGGATGACATACCCGTCAGAAGCCCGATATTTGAAGCATCCATATGATCAGTCACTAGCCACATTCAGAGGCCATTCTGTATTGCGCACACTTATCCGTTGTTATTTTTCACCAATGCACAG GTGA
- the LOC120709485 gene encoding LEC14B homolog isoform X3 produces the protein MRWKRKIHHGGPSKQQQVSPLADEVCAIDKEVSHLCRIKSEPSQRTRASIYAGQKRPVSTFKLLSGRESNCSGMGRFSSADCSYALRKHLPVKGPWCVDDMDSEAYISQFSADGSLLIGGFRGSHIRVYNSEKNWKVHKDITCKRLRWTISDIALSPDQQFLAYSSLSPTVHIVNVQNAVRESHANITADVNVVTFADETNDILYSGSDDSLCKVWDRRCHKKQKPVGVLTGHLDGITFIDSRGDGHYFISNCKDQTIKLWDLRKMSSTTKERTMLHCIVRRIKTVLQHACPMGKGNIFRLTSNAYKSCTPKAYEWDYRWMTYPSEARYLKHPYDQSLATFRGHSVLRTLIRCYFSPMHSTGQRYIYTGSSDQCVYIYDVATGKVVEKLRWHGSIIRDCSWHPYLPTLVSSSWDGYLVRWEATEDDRDPSMLRTGKQRMHPEGYTMSFVL, from the exons ATGCGGTGGAAACGAAAGATACATCATGGAGGACCATCTAAACAACAACAGGTCAGTCCACTTGCGGATGAAGTATGTGCCATTGACAAGGAGGTTTCCCATCTGTGTAGAATTAAATCTGAACCAAGTCAGAGGACTCGTGCATCCATTTATGCTGGCCAGAAGAGACCTGTCTCTACATTCAAGCTATTATCTGGGAGAGAATCCAATTGCTCGGGGATGGGCAGGTTCTCTTCAGCTGATTGCTCTTATGCTCTTCGGAAACACCTACCAGTGAAAGGCCCATGGTGTGTGGATGACATGGATAGTGAAGCTTACATCTCACAGTTCTCTGCAGATGGTTCACTTTTAATTGGTGGGTTCCGG GGAAGCCACATCAGAGTCTATAACTCCGAAAAAAATTGGAAGGTTCATAAAGATATAACCTGCAAACGTCTGCGCTGGACAATTTCAGATATTGCTCTCTCACCTGATCAACAGTTCCTG GCTTATTCTAGTTTGTCGCCTACTGTTCACATTGTAAATGTCCAGAATGCTGTAAGGGAATCACATGCTAACATTACA gctgatgtCAATGTGGTCACCTTCGCTGATGAAACAAATGATATCTTGTACTCTGGAAGTGATGATAGCCTTTGTAAG GTTTGGGATAGGCGCTGCCACAAGAAACAAAAACCAGTAGGTGTTTTGACCGGTCATTTAGATGGGATTACATTTATTGATAGCCGTGGAGATGGGCACTATTTTATCTCAAACTGCAAGGATCAGACTATTAAATTATGGGATCTCAGGAAAATGTCCTCCACTACAAAAGA GAGAACTATGTTGCATTGTATTGTGAGGAGGATAAAAACAGTACTACAGCACGCCTGCCCAATGGGGAAAGGAAATATTTTCAGATTAACCTCTAATGCTTACAAGAG CTGCACACCTAAAGCGTATGAATGGGATTACAGATGGATGACATACCCGTCAGAAGCCCGATATTTGAAGCATCCATATGATCAGTCACTAGCCACATTCAGAGGCCATTCTGTATTGCGCACACTTATCCGTTGTTATTTTTCACCAATGCACAG CACGGGGCAGAGGTACATATACACAGGATCCAGTGACCAATGTGTCTATATTTATGATGTG GCGACAGGTAAGGTTGTTGAAAAACTGAGATGGCACGGGTCCATCATTAGAGACTGCTCATGGCACCCGTACCTCCCCACACTTGTCAGCTCTTCTTGGGACGGCTATTTGGTCCGGTGGGAGGCAACAGAGGATGACAGAGACCCCTCCATGCTCAGGACAGGGAAGCAGAGGATGCATCCAGAGGGATACACAATGTCGTTTGTCCTTTAG
- the LOC120709485 gene encoding LEC14B homolog isoform X5, whose translation MLVAKQYLPKYIQGSHIRVYNSEKNWKVHKDITCKRLRWTISDIALSPDQQFLAYSSLSPTVHIVNVQNAVRESHANITEIHEGLEFSDDDDEFSFGIFSVKFSKDGRELVVGNNNESICIYDLGANKVTERINAHVADVNVVTFADETNDILYSGSDDSLCKVWDRRCHKKQKPVGVLTGHLDGITFIDSRGDGHYFISNCKDQTIKLWDLRKMSSTTKERTMLHCIVRRIKTVLQHACPMGKGNIFRLTSNAYKSCTPKAYEWDYRWMTYPSEARYLKHPYDQSLATFRGHSVLRTLIRCYFSPMHSTGQRYIYTGSSDQCVYIYDVATGKVVEKLRWHGSIIRDCSWHPYLPTLVSSSWDGYLVRWEATEDDRDPSMLRTGKQRMHPEGYTMSFVL comes from the exons ATGTTGGTGGCTAAACAGTACCTGCCTAAATATATTCAGGGAAGCCACATCAGAGTCTATAACTCCGAAAAAAATTGGAAGGTTCATAAAGATATAACCTGCAAACGTCTGCGCTGGACAATTTCAGATATTGCTCTCTCACCTGATCAACAGTTCCTG GCTTATTCTAGTTTGTCGCCTACTGTTCACATTGTAAATGTCCAGAATGCTGTAAGGGAATCACATGCTAACATTACA gaaattcatgagggtctGGAGTTTTctgacgatgatgacgaatTCTCCTTTGGGATATTCTCTGTAAAATTCTCAAAAGATGGGCGAGAACTTGTTGTGGGAAACAACAATGAATCAATATGTATTTATGATCTTGGAGCAAACAAAGTAACAGAACGCATTAATGCACATGTG gctgatgtCAATGTGGTCACCTTCGCTGATGAAACAAATGATATCTTGTACTCTGGAAGTGATGATAGCCTTTGTAAG GTTTGGGATAGGCGCTGCCACAAGAAACAAAAACCAGTAGGTGTTTTGACCGGTCATTTAGATGGGATTACATTTATTGATAGCCGTGGAGATGGGCACTATTTTATCTCAAACTGCAAGGATCAGACTATTAAATTATGGGATCTCAGGAAAATGTCCTCCACTACAAAAGA GAGAACTATGTTGCATTGTATTGTGAGGAGGATAAAAACAGTACTACAGCACGCCTGCCCAATGGGGAAAGGAAATATTTTCAGATTAACCTCTAATGCTTACAAGAG CTGCACACCTAAAGCGTATGAATGGGATTACAGATGGATGACATACCCGTCAGAAGCCCGATATTTGAAGCATCCATATGATCAGTCACTAGCCACATTCAGAGGCCATTCTGTATTGCGCACACTTATCCGTTGTTATTTTTCACCAATGCACAG CACGGGGCAGAGGTACATATACACAGGATCCAGTGACCAATGTGTCTATATTTATGATGTG GCGACAGGTAAGGTTGTTGAAAAACTGAGATGGCACGGGTCCATCATTAGAGACTGCTCATGGCACCCGTACCTCCCCACACTTGTCAGCTCTTCTTGGGACGGCTATTTGGTCCGGTGGGAGGCAACAGAGGATGACAGAGACCCCTCCATGCTCAGGACAGGGAAGCAGAGGATGCATCCAGAGGGATACACAATGTCGTTTGTCCTTTAG
- the LOC120709485 gene encoding LEC14B protein-like isoform X2, which translates to MRWKRKIHHGGPSKQQQVSPLADEVCAIDKEVSHLCRIKSEPSQRTRASIYAGQKRPVSTFKLLSGRESNCSGMGRFSSADCSYALRKHLPVKGPWCVDDMDSEAYISQFSADGSLLIGGFRGSHIRVYNSEKNWKVHKDITCKRLRWTISDIALSPDQQFLAYSSLSPTVHIVNVQNAVRESHANITEIHEGLEFSDDDDEFSFGIFSVKFSKDGRELVVGNNNESICIYDLGANKVTERINAHVADVNVVTFADETNDILYSGSDDSLCKVWDRRCHKKQKPVGVLTGHLDGITFIDSRGDGHYFISNCKDQTIKLWDLRKMSSTTKDCTPKAYEWDYRWMTYPSEARYLKHPYDQSLATFRGHSVLRTLIRCYFSPMHSTGQRYIYTGSSDQCVYIYDVATGKVVEKLRWHGSIIRDCSWHPYLPTLVSSSWDGYLVRWEATEDDRDPSMLRTGKQRMHPEGYTMSFVL; encoded by the exons ATGCGGTGGAAACGAAAGATACATCATGGAGGACCATCTAAACAACAACAGGTCAGTCCACTTGCGGATGAAGTATGTGCCATTGACAAGGAGGTTTCCCATCTGTGTAGAATTAAATCTGAACCAAGTCAGAGGACTCGTGCATCCATTTATGCTGGCCAGAAGAGACCTGTCTCTACATTCAAGCTATTATCTGGGAGAGAATCCAATTGCTCGGGGATGGGCAGGTTCTCTTCAGCTGATTGCTCTTATGCTCTTCGGAAACACCTACCAGTGAAAGGCCCATGGTGTGTGGATGACATGGATAGTGAAGCTTACATCTCACAGTTCTCTGCAGATGGTTCACTTTTAATTGGTGGGTTCCGG GGAAGCCACATCAGAGTCTATAACTCCGAAAAAAATTGGAAGGTTCATAAAGATATAACCTGCAAACGTCTGCGCTGGACAATTTCAGATATTGCTCTCTCACCTGATCAACAGTTCCTG GCTTATTCTAGTTTGTCGCCTACTGTTCACATTGTAAATGTCCAGAATGCTGTAAGGGAATCACATGCTAACATTACA gaaattcatgagggtctGGAGTTTTctgacgatgatgacgaatTCTCCTTTGGGATATTCTCTGTAAAATTCTCAAAAGATGGGCGAGAACTTGTTGTGGGAAACAACAATGAATCAATATGTATTTATGATCTTGGAGCAAACAAAGTAACAGAACGCATTAATGCACATGTG gctgatgtCAATGTGGTCACCTTCGCTGATGAAACAAATGATATCTTGTACTCTGGAAGTGATGATAGCCTTTGTAAG GTTTGGGATAGGCGCTGCCACAAGAAACAAAAACCAGTAGGTGTTTTGACCGGTCATTTAGATGGGATTACATTTATTGATAGCCGTGGAGATGGGCACTATTTTATCTCAAACTGCAAGGATCAGACTATTAAATTATGGGATCTCAGGAAAATGTCCTCCACTACAAAAGA CTGCACACCTAAAGCGTATGAATGGGATTACAGATGGATGACATACCCGTCAGAAGCCCGATATTTGAAGCATCCATATGATCAGTCACTAGCCACATTCAGAGGCCATTCTGTATTGCGCACACTTATCCGTTGTTATTTTTCACCAATGCACAG CACGGGGCAGAGGTACATATACACAGGATCCAGTGACCAATGTGTCTATATTTATGATGTG GCGACAGGTAAGGTTGTTGAAAAACTGAGATGGCACGGGTCCATCATTAGAGACTGCTCATGGCACCCGTACCTCCCCACACTTGTCAGCTCTTCTTGGGACGGCTATTTGGTCCGGTGGGAGGCAACAGAGGATGACAGAGACCCCTCCATGCTCAGGACAGGGAAGCAGAGGATGCATCCAGAGGGATACACAATGTCGTTTGTCCTTTAG
- the LOC120709485 gene encoding LEC14B protein-like isoform X1, translating to MRWKRKIHHGGPSKQQQVSPLADEVCAIDKEVSHLCRIKSEPSQRTRASIYAGQKRPVSTFKLLSGRESNCSGMGRFSSADCSYALRKHLPVKGPWCVDDMDSEAYISQFSADGSLLIGGFRGSHIRVYNSEKNWKVHKDITCKRLRWTISDIALSPDQQFLAYSSLSPTVHIVNVQNAVRESHANITEIHEGLEFSDDDDEFSFGIFSVKFSKDGRELVVGNNNESICIYDLGANKVTERINAHVADVNVVTFADETNDILYSGSDDSLCKVWDRRCHKKQKPVGVLTGHLDGITFIDSRGDGHYFISNCKDQTIKLWDLRKMSSTTKERTMLHCIVRRIKTVLQHACPMGKGNIFRLTSNAYKSCTPKAYEWDYRWMTYPSEARYLKHPYDQSLATFRGHSVLRTLIRCYFSPMHSTGQRYIYTGSSDQCVYIYDVATGKVVEKLRWHGSIIRDCSWHPYLPTLVSSSWDGYLVRWEATEDDRDPSMLRTGKQRMHPEGYTMSFVL from the exons ATGCGGTGGAAACGAAAGATACATCATGGAGGACCATCTAAACAACAACAGGTCAGTCCACTTGCGGATGAAGTATGTGCCATTGACAAGGAGGTTTCCCATCTGTGTAGAATTAAATCTGAACCAAGTCAGAGGACTCGTGCATCCATTTATGCTGGCCAGAAGAGACCTGTCTCTACATTCAAGCTATTATCTGGGAGAGAATCCAATTGCTCGGGGATGGGCAGGTTCTCTTCAGCTGATTGCTCTTATGCTCTTCGGAAACACCTACCAGTGAAAGGCCCATGGTGTGTGGATGACATGGATAGTGAAGCTTACATCTCACAGTTCTCTGCAGATGGTTCACTTTTAATTGGTGGGTTCCGG GGAAGCCACATCAGAGTCTATAACTCCGAAAAAAATTGGAAGGTTCATAAAGATATAACCTGCAAACGTCTGCGCTGGACAATTTCAGATATTGCTCTCTCACCTGATCAACAGTTCCTG GCTTATTCTAGTTTGTCGCCTACTGTTCACATTGTAAATGTCCAGAATGCTGTAAGGGAATCACATGCTAACATTACA gaaattcatgagggtctGGAGTTTTctgacgatgatgacgaatTCTCCTTTGGGATATTCTCTGTAAAATTCTCAAAAGATGGGCGAGAACTTGTTGTGGGAAACAACAATGAATCAATATGTATTTATGATCTTGGAGCAAACAAAGTAACAGAACGCATTAATGCACATGTG gctgatgtCAATGTGGTCACCTTCGCTGATGAAACAAATGATATCTTGTACTCTGGAAGTGATGATAGCCTTTGTAAG GTTTGGGATAGGCGCTGCCACAAGAAACAAAAACCAGTAGGTGTTTTGACCGGTCATTTAGATGGGATTACATTTATTGATAGCCGTGGAGATGGGCACTATTTTATCTCAAACTGCAAGGATCAGACTATTAAATTATGGGATCTCAGGAAAATGTCCTCCACTACAAAAGA GAGAACTATGTTGCATTGTATTGTGAGGAGGATAAAAACAGTACTACAGCACGCCTGCCCAATGGGGAAAGGAAATATTTTCAGATTAACCTCTAATGCTTACAAGAG CTGCACACCTAAAGCGTATGAATGGGATTACAGATGGATGACATACCCGTCAGAAGCCCGATATTTGAAGCATCCATATGATCAGTCACTAGCCACATTCAGAGGCCATTCTGTATTGCGCACACTTATCCGTTGTTATTTTTCACCAATGCACAG CACGGGGCAGAGGTACATATACACAGGATCCAGTGACCAATGTGTCTATATTTATGATGTG GCGACAGGTAAGGTTGTTGAAAAACTGAGATGGCACGGGTCCATCATTAGAGACTGCTCATGGCACCCGTACCTCCCCACACTTGTCAGCTCTTCTTGGGACGGCTATTTGGTCCGGTGGGAGGCAACAGAGGATGACAGAGACCCCTCCATGCTCAGGACAGGGAAGCAGAGGATGCATCCAGAGGGATACACAATGTCGTTTGTCCTTTAG